Genomic window (Chryseobacterium bernardetii):
AAGTGCAAGCGGATCTTCTGGAAACATTCCGGTAGCTACAGCAGGATATTATAAATTAACCGTTGATACTAATGCGTTAAGCTATACATTCGTGTCAATTCCTGCTCCCACCACCACATATACTACCATTTCAATGATTGGATCTGCTTCAGGAGATTGGAATACAGATGTGGATATGGAAAAATCAACTTTTGATGCTCATATTTGGGTAAAGAAAAATATTACATTGAATTCCGGGGAATTTAAATTCAGAGCGAATCACGATTGGGGAACGAATTGGGGAGTGGCTAAAGAATTTTTTGGAGTGGCAGATCTTGGAGGAGGGAATATTCCTGTAAGTGAAGCTTTCAAATACGATGTGTATTTCAATGATATCACTGGAGAATTCTCAGTAATTCCAGTATTTTAAGTCAATAAAAAATCAAATTAAAAAAGCAAAGTGCTGCTTTACCGCAGCACTTTATCTATTTTTAAAAAGTTAATAAATAGTCATTATGAAGAAAATTACAGTTGGAGCACTTTTGCTCTCAATGATGTTTACAGGTGTGAAAGCACAATCTTTAAAATCGCCGGACGGTAAGTTTGAAATGAATTTCCAGTTAAAGGATGGAGTTCCTTTCTATAATCTGAAATACAACGGTGCGGTGGTTGTAGAAGATTCAAAATTGGGATTGAGATTATTTAAAGACACAGCCATAAAATTTGCTTCTGAGATTGCCAAACCAGAAGATGCAAAATACGACCTTAACAACGGTTTTGCAAAGGTAGATGAAAAAAGAGATTCTAAAAACGAGACTTGGCAGCCGGTTTTAGGAGAAAAGAAAAATTATATCAATCACTACAATGAATTGGCGGTAACGTTAAATCAGGCTTCTACAGACAGGAGTATTGTGGTTAAATTCAGATTGTTTAATGACGGTCTTGGATTCAGATATGAGTTCCCACAACAAAAAAATCTAAATTATTTCGTTATCAGAGAAGAAGATTCTGAAATTGATTTCCCAACCGATATGAAAGCATGGTGGATCGTAGCAGATTACGATTCCCAGGAATATCAGTACCAGGAAACAAAAGTTTCTGAAATTCCGGCAAAATGGGATAAAGCATTTGATGCCAATGCTTCGCAGACCTTGGTAAAAAATGCAGTTCAGTCTCCGTTAATGCTTAAAAAAGAAGGGAAGTCGCCTCTTTATATCAATGTTGCAGAAGCTGCCGTATTAGATTATCCGGCTTCGCACCTTGAAGTAGATGCGCAGAACTTTAAGTTCAAAACACACTTAACAGCAGACAGACAGGGAGCAAAAGGATATATCCAGACTCCGTCAGTAACGCCTTGGAGAACAATTATCGTGGCACCAAAGGCAGAAGAGGTCATAGATTCCAAAATGATCTTTAACCTGAACGAGCCTACAAAATATACAGATACGTCTTATATTCACCCTACAAAATACATGGGAGTATGGTGGGAAATGATCATCGGAAAATCTCAGTGGGCATATTCTACTGCTGAAAATGTTCATTTGGGTAAAACAGACTTTACGAAGTTAACACCAAACGGAAAGCATGCAGCAAACAATACCAAGGTGAAAGAATACATCGACTTTGCTGCTGAAAATGGATTCCAGGGATTGTTAATTGAAGGATGGAACATTGGTTGGGAAGACTGGTTCGGGCACTCTAAAGAGTTTGTTTTTGATTTCATTACCCCTTATCCGGATTTTGATATCAAAATGCTGAATGATTATGCTCATTCGAAAGGAATTAAACTTATCATGCACCACGAAACTTCAGGTTCTGCCACAAATTATGAAAGATGGGCAGATAAAGCTTTCCAGACAATGAATAAATATGGTTATGATGCTGTAAAAACAGGTTATGTAGGTGATATTATTCCAAGAGGC
Coding sequences:
- a CDS encoding glycoside hydrolase family 97 protein codes for the protein MKKITVGALLLSMMFTGVKAQSLKSPDGKFEMNFQLKDGVPFYNLKYNGAVVVEDSKLGLRLFKDTAIKFASEIAKPEDAKYDLNNGFAKVDEKRDSKNETWQPVLGEKKNYINHYNELAVTLNQASTDRSIVVKFRLFNDGLGFRYEFPQQKNLNYFVIREEDSEIDFPTDMKAWWIVADYDSQEYQYQETKVSEIPAKWDKAFDANASQTLVKNAVQSPLMLKKEGKSPLYINVAEAAVLDYPASHLEVDAQNFKFKTHLTADRQGAKGYIQTPSVTPWRTIIVAPKAEEVIDSKMIFNLNEPTKYTDTSYIHPTKYMGVWWEMIIGKSQWAYSTAENVHLGKTDFTKLTPNGKHAANNTKVKEYIDFAAENGFQGLLIEGWNIGWEDWFGHSKEFVFDFITPYPDFDIKMLNDYAHSKGIKLIMHHETSGSATNYERWADKAFQTMNKYGYDAVKTGYVGDIIPRGEHHYSQWTINHYYRIAEKANNYKIMVNSHESVRPTGESRTYPNYISAEAARGTEYEAFGGNKPDHQTVLPFTRWMGGSMDYTPGIFQTKLDYYFPGDNRFVKTTLAKQLALYVTMYMPLQMAADLPENYKKHMDAFQFIKDVAADWDDTKILSAEPGDYVITARKAKGTENWFVGGITDENKREYTVDFSFLDKGQTYEATIYEDGKDADYIDNPQSYHIYKKTITSKSKINFKMARSGGFAITIKKK